In Pecten maximus unplaced genomic scaffold, xPecMax1.1, whole genome shotgun sequence, a single genomic region encodes these proteins:
- the LOC117318464 gene encoding uncharacterized protein LOC117318464: MISKLGQGALLAKLDIKSAFRLLPVHPQDFELLGFKLMGNFFVDRCLPMGCSISCSLFEKFATFLEWAVIKNSSIPSIVHYLDDFLCAGELESTNCRILMHALQQTCIELGVPLANEKTEGPVQILVFLGLEINTQDMSVRIPQGKLLELKEKLLALYNCKKATVKEIQALTGLLNFCSRAIPCARAFNRRFYDSISGMVNPRHHVRLTCDLKEDIQVWLVFLEFFNGVTYIPDLEWTSDTQLELFTDSAGGSQLGGGAYFQGHWVFFPWPPAWIGTVVLRDITFLELVPVVLAFHIWGSFMSKRKIILHIDNSALVACINKKSSKSKRVMHLLRPFVLDIMINNIQCKATHLAGTKNLIADAISRLQLTRFRHLAPSADQEPAKIPRSFQALISTLKLSDC, translated from the coding sequence ATGATCAGTAAGCTTGGTCAAGGTGCTTTGTTAGCAAAGTTAGATATAAAATCAGCTTTCAGGCTGCTACCAGTCCACCCACAGGATTTTGAATTACTTGGTTTTAAGTTGATGGGGAATTTTTTTGTTGATCGTTGTCTTCCTATGGGATGTTCAATTTCATGTTCATTGTTTGAGAAATTTGCAACTTTTTTAGAATGGGCTGTTATAAAGAACTCCAGTATCCCTAGTATAGTTCATTATTTGGATGATTTTTTGTGTGCTGGGGAGCTTGAAAGTACTAATTGTAGAATCCTTATGCATGCGCTACAACAGACTTGTATAGAACTGGGGGTGCCATTGGCAAATGAAAAAACTGAAGGGCCTGTACAAATTCTTGTATTTTTGGGTTTGGAAATCAATACACAGGATATGTCAGTTAGAATTCCCCAAGGCAAGCTTTTAGAACTCAAAGAAAAACTGTTGGCTTTGTACAATTGTAAGAAAGCAACAGTAAAAGAGATTCAAGCATTGACCGGCCTTTTAAACTTCTGCTCTAGAGCCATACCCTGTGCCAGAGCTTTCAATAGACGTTTTTATGATTCAATTTCTGGCATGGTAAACCCACGTCATCATGTGCGTTTAACCTGTGATTTGAAGGAGGATATTCAAGTTTGGCTAGTTTTCCTAGAATTTTTCAACGgagtaacatatataccagatTTGGAGTGGACATCAGATACACAACTTGAACTTTTTACTGACAGTGCTGGGGGTAGTCAGCTTGGAGGGGGTGCTTACTTCCAGGGACATTGGGTGTTCTTTCCCTGGCCTCCGGCTTGGATTGGTACTGTGGTGCTTCGTGACATCACTTTTCTTGAGTTGGTCCCTGTAGTTCTGGCTTTTCACATTTGGGGTAGCTTCATGTCTAAGCGCAAGATAATCCTCCACATAGACAACAGTGCATTAGTGGCTTGCATCAATAAAAAGTCCTCGAAGTCTAAGAGAGTAATGCATTTGCTTCGACCCTTTGTACTGGATATCATGATCAACAACATTCAGTGTAAGGCAACTCATTTGGCTGGAACTAAAAACCTTATTGCTGATGCAATTTCTCGTCTTCAGTTGACAAGATTCAGACACCTGGCCCCTTCAGCAGACCAGGAACCAGCCAAAATTCCAAGATCATTCCAGGCATTAATCTCAACTCTGAAGCTGTCCGATTGTTGA